The genomic segment CGTCGTCGTGTCGAGCGAACGCTTCGGTCAGCGGCGTCGAGCGACTGCCGGGCGTGATGCAGACGGCGTCGACGCCGGCCTTCGCGAGTTCGTCGACGAGGCTACGCGCCCAGAGCGTGTTGCGGTTGGGTTCGGTCATGGGAGAGACGTGGTGTGGTGAGGTGCGGAGGGATGCGGTGTGAGCGAGGGAGGGAGGGCGGTTCAGCGCTCCAGTTCGTCGAGGAGGGCGCGGTACTTCAGTTGGACCTCGTCCCACTCCCGGTCGGGGTCGGAGTCCTCGACGACGCCGACGCCGGCGAACAGCGTCGCGGTGTCGTCCCGGGAGACGGCCGAGCGGAGGGCGACGGCGAACGACCCGTAGCCGGCGGCGTCGATCCACCCGACGGGCGAGGCGTACCACCCGCGGTCGAACGGTTCGGTGTCGCGGATGGTCTCCAGCGCACGTTCGGGCGGCAGTCCGCCGACGGCGGGCGTCGGGTGGAGCGCCTCCACCAGCGAGAGGACGTGTTCGTTCGTCGAGAGCGTCGCCGTGATGGGCGTCCAGAGGTGCTGGACGGTTGCGAGACGCTTCACGCGGCGGTCGCCGGCGTTGACGGAGGAGGCGAACGGCGCCAGTTGGTCTCGGATGGTCTCGGCGACGAGTTCGTGTTCGTGGACGTTCTTCTCGTCGGCGGCGAGTTCGCGCGCCAGCCACTCGTCCTCGGCCGGCGTCTCGCCGCGACCGGTCGTCCCGGCCAGCGCGTCCGTCTCGACGGTCCGACCGCGCAGGGTCACGAGTCGCTCCGGCGTCGCGCCGAAGAACGACGCCTGCGCGCGGTCCGCCCCGGGTTCTGGTTCGACGAGGAAGCGGTAGCAGTCGGGGTAGGCGTCGCCGAGTCGCTCCAGCACGTCCGGCACCGACAGTTCCGAGGCGAGGTCGACGGCCAGCGCCTGCGCGAGGACGACCTTCTGCAGGTCGCCCGCGCGGATTCGCTCGACGGCGGCCTCGACGCTGGCGTTCCAGTCGGACTTGGCCGTCGTCCGTCGGCGGGCGGTGACGCCCGGCGGGTCCGCGAGGGGGCCGGGGTCCGGGAGCGACTCGATACGGTCGCGTTCCTCGGCGAGGCGTTCCTCGACGGCGTCGGCGTCGGCGTCCGGACCGACGGCGTTGACGGTGAGCCACGTCCCGTTGTCGGCCTCGGTCACCTGCACGCGCGGGAAGACGAAGCGCGCCCCGGGGAAGTCCTCCCACGGCGACCCGTCCGTGCTGTCGGCGTGGAAGGCGAACCCGCCGAACAGGCGCGGGCGGGCCGCCTCGGTGCCGGCGTGGACGTCGCCCGAGGAGAACAGGTCCTCGGCCGCCTCGCGGATTCGGTCGAACCGTCTCGGCCCGTCTGCGGTCACCGTCGCGGCCGCGCCGCTTCCGACCACCGTCGCCTCGTCGGGTGCCGACCAGACGGTACGCGGTGTGTCGGCGGCGCGAAGGACGGCGCGAAACGACGGTGCCGACACGGGAACCGACCTGCTGACGAGGTGTGTCTCCGCCTCGTCAGTCCGCAGCGATGCCATTTGATGGAGATGAGGAAGCCACAGTCTTTTACCTGACTATCCCGGAACGGGAGCGGGACTCCGCGCGTTCGGTCCGCGAGCGGCCCGTATTCAGCTGTACCGCTCTTCGTTCCACGGGTCGGCCGTGTTGGAGTAGCCGCGCTTCTCCCAGTAACCGCGTTCGGGTTCGGTGAGGAACTCGACGCCCGACACCCACTTGGCGCCCTTGTAGGCGTACTTGTGCGGCGTGACGACTCGGAGCGGACCGCCGTGGTCGTCGGGGAGGGGTTCGCCTCCGTACTCGTAGACGAACATGACCTCCTCGCGCATGCAGTCTTCGAGCGGGAGGTTCGTCGTGTAGCCGTCGAGGGCGTGGAACATGACGTGAACCGCCTCGTCGTCGACACCCGCCATCTCGGCGAGGGCGGGGAAGGTGACGCCGGTGAACTCGCAGTCGAACTTCGACCACCCGGTGACGCAGTGGAAGTCCTGCGTCTGCGTCTCCGCGGGCAGGTCCTTGAACTCGTCGTAGGAGAACGTGAGGTCCTCGTCGACGGCGCCCCACACCTCGAACGCCCACGAGTCGGGGTTCCACGAGGGCGTTCCGCTCTTGGACAACACCGGGAACCGCGACGTCTCCCGCTGCCCCGGTGGGAGTCGTTCCTCGCCGAACTCGCGGTAGAGTCCCGTGACGTCTCTGGCCATGCCCGGTAGTTCGTCGCGGCGTACCTAACGCTGACGACTCTCCCGGGCGGTGAGTACTGGCTCGGACAAGCTCTTTTGGCTCCGCGGAAACGATTTTCCTCGGCGAACGAGGAGACGTTCGTCCAACGGTAAAAGTCGGGCGCAGGAGTTAAATAAGCCGGCTTCAAACCCCCGGGCGTTCAGATGCCCAAAGTCAAAATCAACGTTCCTGAACACCTCGAGATGCAGATCGCACAGCTGGTGGACGAGGGAGAGTTCGTCAGCCGCGAAGAGGCTATCGAGGACCTCCTCTCGACGGGTATCCGCGCGTTCAAGACGAGCGGACCGATGGACGAGGACGACCGCTTCGAAGACGACGGGATGATGGGTCACGAGGACGAGTACGTCTTCTGACCGCGAGCGTGTCAGTCAGACCCAATAACCCTTAAAACGACCTCTCGCGTACCCACGCCCATGCACAAGGACGAGCTTCTGGAACTGCACGAACAGATGGTGACGATAAAGGACCACTTCGCCTCGCAGGAACACGTCGACGAGGGACTGTTCGACCCCTACGAGCAACTCGCCGTCGACCCCTCGCACGTCCACAAGTCCAAGAGCGAACACAAACACGCCGTCTTCGTCCTCGGAAACGCGCTCGCGGCGGCGATGAGCGAAGACGAGTTCTCGAACGCCGGCCGGGTCGGAAAGCGGATGAAGGAACTCGCCGAGGACGCCGAGTCGAAGCTCTGAGGCGCGGTTTTTCTGCCGTACACGACCGAGACGACCGGTAGCCGTCGGTTCGTCGCTCGCGTGAATCGTCTCGTCGCTGGGAGGCACTGTCAGTGGGACGACAGGGGACGAGACGGCGCCTCGCGCCCGGCGAGAGATTCTTAACCGTGCCGTCGAATTACGCCAACGATGGAACTTCCGGGGGCGGTCACCGTTCAGCGAGTCGCCCTTCTGGTCGCGTTCGTTCTCTCGGTGGTCGCCGTCTACCTCGCCGACAGACCGTCCGGGCGGTGGGCGAGGGCGCTCCGCCGGCGCTTCCTCTTCGGCGTCCCGTGGGGGTCCGTCGTCACCGTCGTCGGCGTCCTCGCCGTCTACCTGTTCGTGCAGGGCGGCCTCCAGCACTGGTACCGGCCGCTG from the Halogeometricum rufum genome contains:
- a CDS encoding isochorismate synthase, with amino-acid sequence MASLRTDEAETHLVSRSVPVSAPSFRAVLRAADTPRTVWSAPDEATVVGSGAAATVTADGPRRFDRIREAAEDLFSSGDVHAGTEAARPRLFGGFAFHADSTDGSPWEDFPGARFVFPRVQVTEADNGTWLTVNAVGPDADADAVEERLAEERDRIESLPDPGPLADPPGVTARRRTTAKSDWNASVEAAVERIRAGDLQKVVLAQALAVDLASELSVPDVLERLGDAYPDCYRFLVEPEPGADRAQASFFGATPERLVTLRGRTVETDALAGTTGRGETPAEDEWLARELAADEKNVHEHELVAETIRDQLAPFASSVNAGDRRVKRLATVQHLWTPITATLSTNEHVLSLVEALHPTPAVGGLPPERALETIRDTEPFDRGWYASPVGWIDAAGYGSFAVALRSAVSRDDTATLFAGVGVVEDSDPDREWDEVQLKYRALLDELER
- a CDS encoding sulfite oxidase-like oxidoreductase, encoding MARDVTGLYREFGEERLPPGQRETSRFPVLSKSGTPSWNPDSWAFEVWGAVDEDLTFSYDEFKDLPAETQTQDFHCVTGWSKFDCEFTGVTFPALAEMAGVDDEAVHVMFHALDGYTTNLPLEDCMREEVMFVYEYGGEPLPDDHGGPLRVVTPHKYAYKGAKWVSGVEFLTEPERGYWEKRGYSNTADPWNEERYS
- a CDS encoding DUF7120 family protein, encoding MPKVKINVPEHLEMQIAQLVDEGEFVSREEAIEDLLSTGIRAFKTSGPMDEDDRFEDDGMMGHEDEYVF
- a CDS encoding UPF0058 family protein; translation: MHKDELLELHEQMVTIKDHFASQEHVDEGLFDPYEQLAVDPSHVHKSKSEHKHAVFVLGNALAAAMSEDEFSNAGRVGKRMKELAEDAESKL